The sequence ATATCCAGAAGCAAGGGCCTGGTATCATGGTTCTTAATCAGTTTAGTACCCCTTACCCAAAACTTCAGGAACAATACAGGCAGTTTGCATACCTGAGAACCTTCATGGGTGCAAGGATCCCAAGTTAAGCATTTCTGTCCTGTCCTGGTATAAATCTGTTCCCATACATCTTCGCCTTTGCCTATCCCACTGAACATGTCAAGAAGGGACAGATCAATTGGAAAACAATAGGATCACAGTGAAATATGCCAGAAATGCTGACTGACTGAGCTATCAGCTTACCTCATTGGGAGAACTGCTAGGAGTATGGCTTTTTCATGGACATGCCACCCAAACATGAAGGAGCTCAAGGCACAAAGAATTAGACATCGGAGAAAGCCTCTGGGCCCTTGAGGTTTAAaccaaagacagaaaatagaggGCTAGAAACAATAGGCAAAGATAAAACTTCAGTATCatttaaaatagtctttaacaAAACATTGTTCAGGTGAATATAACTTACATCATCTCTGAAAAACAGATCTTAAGACTATtctccattaaactgggataatTCATCACTTTGTGAATAGCCCACCAAATGTTAACATAAAAACTACTACTcaggaaaaaaaggcatttgggCATACATATTTAACTCAGTACAATTAATTctattcatcaaaattaagaaatgataATTAAGTTCCAGAATATCCATTATAACCCCTTATATACATCTTCATAATTAGTTATTTAATAGTCACTGAACCTATTAGGTCAACCTACAAAAGTTCATCGATATTTGGGGGCTAATAATAAGTTAGATCTTAGCATATTAAAAATACCTAACTTTGTGGGCTGGAGTGTAACTTACAACAAAACCATCACCTTCCACATGCAGCCTACAAGGCTGAagttttaatttgatttatttatttttcttatttttttgtggggggaggtaattaggtttctataccctcctctcctagaggctgaagttttagaaaaaaagttttaacctCAGTTAGACCATGTGAATAAGTAGGCCAACAGAGCTTAATTACCTACCAGTACTGCCACGTAATTACGTGTGGTCAGGTGTCTTGTGAATAGGCTTGATCATTTAGAAACCAAAACTAAAACTGAGTATAACTAGAGGGGAGGGGTACAGCTCAGcagcagagcgtgtgcttagcacacacgaggtcccagattcaatccccagtacctccatttaaaaaacaaaaaactgagtaTAATTATAGATAGGATTGAGTTATTTATACTAAATTCTACTAAAATTATATCATGAAATTGAAGGCATCATGGTCACTAACAAAACCAACTATCAATGGCGCCTATAATAGCATCTGATTCATATTAGATTCTTATCTGATGCTCAAACAGGAATTGTTGAGTCTCTCAAGTCATTATTACTATCAAGACAAAATATCCATGCAGTTCAGACAAATTTGGATTTTGATCAGTTAGCCATGATGGAAACAAAAACCTGTTGTCCCTACTACATTATCCTCTTTCTCAACGGTGTGGTCCaagctccctcctccctgggcttttctttcttcttcatccGAAGGTGAACAGATGGCCTAATACCCTCTGGCGAGAACCACTCTCACAGAGGCTTCACTCGTAATCCTTCCTTACAGTGTTCACAGTTACCCTAAGAATTGCTAGGACATGCCTTAATCTGCAGCAGGATGACAGCCATGGAATTTACCCTACAGCTGGAAaaacttgaaagttgaaattcaaccagccacagaaaagaaaagcagggaaAACTCAAGAAATGAGTACCATGTGTGAATTCTTACCAAGATGGCGATCAGAGTGCAGATGAGAGTGGCCAAGGGAGTCACCGAGGGAAGGACTGTGTGCTGGAACTGCTGAACCAAACCGCTTGTCATCGAGGCCTTGGGAACCTTGTTGGGGTCAAGAAGTTTCAGCTCTAAACCTACAGAGTAaacagacattttattttgttttgttttatcatgGGCACACCATATTTTACCAATCAAgtccttgagaaaaaaaaaataagctattaaatCTTATGACTGCTTCAAGGTCAAGATTTCATTAACTCAATCCTGCACTATTCTACCTAAGATGCTGCTGGTTTAGACTGCAGCTGTCTGCACTGGAGCAGGGAACCTTGCTGGCAGGCAGCTTGAATAGCAATCTGCTCTCACCTCTAAAATGAAGCAACCTTTCTCAAATATAGAAACCCCATGTCACACCCCAGCTTTGAATCTTTCCTTGCCTACAGGATAAAGTCCATATTCCTAAGCACAGCACCCAGTGTTTTCCACAAACTAGCCCCCTcctacctctccagcctcatctagTCCACACTTTGTTAAATGTGGCTTGTTCACAATGAACCAATGTACCACTCTGGACACCAGCATCCCTTTGCATAGACTACTCCCTTTGCTTAGAATGCCCTAGTCTCTTTGCGAAGTTGACTCCTAATTCACTTACTCATCTGAGAAAGCTCCTAATTCAAGAAATAAAGCTGATTTTCTTGTGGGCTAAGATCTCTTACACATGTCTATATCTAGTATTCATCGCACtgtatctgtttatatattcatttccTCTGCTATACTGGGTTCCTTAAAGGCAGGAACTATACTTCATTTCTATCCCCAGCACATAGGAGTTCAAGAAATACTTATTAAGTGAACAAAGTCTGAGGATAATGATGCAAGCCACAgcccaaacaaacaaataggacAGTCAGGGACAGTCTGAGCACCTGAATGGCCCTGTCTAATGCCACTGAAAATTAGTGAAATGTGGGAAAGGTGTAGACtaccaaaatattttctattcattcacctcttccctttccccttcagcctgttgattctctccctttctctctctctttttaacttttttttggtggggggagtgaGTGGGtagggaggtaactaggtttatttatttatttatttataatggaggtactggggattgaacccaggacctcatgcatgctaagtatgcgctctaccactgagctataccctccccacctttgaTTTTCTCATAAAGCTAATAACTATTGCCTGAACCATAGTTGCCTAACCTGCTACTGAATTTCCATGTATGACATCCTTGAGACAGATATACATGGTGAGATACAGCAGTTAAAGCAAGAGGTCCTTGTACCTCATACCATGCTGGTTGTTTAAAGCTTTTTTGAAATAGAAATGTTAAGGACTTAGTTTATAAGATGCCATACATTTCAAGGCTGGATTCACAGTAGGTGAGGGATAATACGAAATTATGATTTCCTACAAGTGCGTATCCAAAAATACTAACAGCAGCCAGCATGCATTAAGGAACTACCATGTGCCAAGGGCTTTGTAGCTGTTACCTTTAGCcccctgaggcacagagagatggagttgcctaaagtcacacaacTAACAGGTGGAAGAACTGGACCCAGTTCTGCCTGGTTCCAAAGCCCCTGCTGATACCAAGCAATTCTTTATTGTTGCGTTTGTTTTTCACAACAGGTTTTTACATTCTTAAAggttgcaaacaaacaaacagaacaccTTATgcagcctgcaaagcctaaaatatttactgtcagtcccattacagaaaaagtttgcctacTCTTCTCTAGATCCTGCATTTTCCATCAAGCTAGGCTGTATTCACAAAGGAGAGTGTGAGTTGTTCCATAGTGAGTTATTTTCGGAACCATCAAAAGGTTAAGattaacaaatttcttttcatcacACCCCAGACTTAAAGCACATCCTAagttttccctttcttctcatcTTACGTTAAAATGCACGGTTATCAGTTCCCTTACTGGCTTAATATCCAGAGTCACAACTTACATATTCTTCTTCCCTGCTTCTtcacatttttaagtttaaaagtaGGGCTATAACTGCTGAATAACATTTTACTTAAGGCaaaaattccctttttaaaatgtctatttttttccccaaggaaagGATCAACAACCTCATTGCCACAAAGAGCTTTTATAAGGaacacagtctgtttcctgcacTGAAGCCTCAGTCCCGAGAACCACTCCCCCATTCATTCTGAAAGCTGAAATGCAGGACTAGAGAGCAAACAGTTCAGACACATTCAAAACACAAAGCAGGTTTTTCCATTTCTCAATGTGACTAGTCCTTTCAATATTCACAGTCTAAGTAGGAAGGCTTGCTACCATACCGATGACGGACAGCACTTTGTCCAAAGCACTGTACAACGCCCAGAAGTTTGGAGCCCAGTATGCATGGCAGAGGCCCCTCTTGAAAGGGAAGAGTCGGGAAAAGACTTGAGGCAGTTGGTTCTGTTGAAAAGAGATTGAACAGTGATCAAGCTTTTCTAAATTCAAAAAGAGGACTAGGGTACTGTCTATGGCAGTGTGTAGAAAGTTGTGAGGTCTGAGTTCCAGTCTTTTTCCCTTCAAGGAAGTAGTTGTGTGATCCTGAGCAGTTCACAGAACCTTTCTTGTCTGACCTTCTCATCTCTCTAGTGGGACAAGATATATCAAAGTACTTTGAACACCAGTCCAACACTATTATAAGTATAGAAAATGGAAGAATGTACAGGTGCAAAGGAGAACACAGACTGCAGCTTATTCAAGTCTACTGAAGAGAAGGGGACAGCAGGGGACACCTGACAAGACATGCAGTGTTTCCCAGGTTTAGCAGGAATTAAAGTTAGTTGAATTCAGtgtgagggaagaagggaaaaaagaaaaacatctgttGAAAATCTGTAACATTGTAGGCATTTCAGAATGTTTGCTGTCAGTGAAAAATTATGAAAGCACTGTATTGATTTTGGGGTTATAAGTAAAttataacaaataaacaaattagcAAATATGTAATCTGTGAATAATGATTATTAACTCTATGTAAGTGTGTGTTTCTGTGAGAGAGttaaacatacaaatatatgcacatacatatttaaatatgcaCAAAAATATCTGAAAGAATACCATCCTATCTTTGGGGAGTCATACTGGGCAGGAGTATAAAAAggaatagttttatttattttatatactcctggctttataatttttccttaacaacaacaaacatgTATTTATAACAAATAAAAGACTTACCAAGGCTAGAAAAGGACCCAACGATAGAGCAGAAACTAGGAAAACAATCAGTCCCAGGGAAATAAGACGGACAAAGCTGAAACTGTTCCATCGGATGGACCCATCTACAGAAAAGGAACATTATTATTAACCAGGAGCATGGAAAGCCATTACTTacaacccccgcccccacccagtaTCTCCCATGATATAATTAGAAGTATCCCATGATAGTACACCAATCTTTATGATGTGGCAAGAGCAGAGAAATGTCAGAATGGGTATAGGGTTTATAGGATCAATAGCTGAGAGATACCTGTTGTGCCTCATAAAACCCTCTCACAAAGCAAGCCACCAAgtcaagacaaaataaaatgaagaaaagatacaataaaataaaacgaTCAGTAAAACTTGCCTGGTTTATTTGCAGTGAAACAGTAAGATCGTAGCAAATATATACCGTAAGCTGGTGCTACATACAGGTAGATGTGCTTGAAATGCAGGAGAACAGCAAAGAGAAATGCTCCTTCCATATGCCTTTTCTAGGAGATTAAAAAGGGAAATATCAACTCAAAATTCAGGGTAAACTAAACAGTAATGCAGTagcctggattggatcctggaacagaagaaGGGTATCAGTAGAAAAACTAGTGAGATCGGAGTGTAGCAGTGTTGGTTTCTTAGTCTTGATGGAATGTACCATAGCTACATAAGATGGTAACAGTAGGGGAAAAAAGTGAGGGGGTACAGGAACTctattatctttgcaactt is a genomic window of Camelus bactrianus isolate YW-2024 breed Bactrian camel chromosome 10, ASM4877302v1, whole genome shotgun sequence containing:
- the ALG8 gene encoding dolichyl pyrophosphate Glc1Man9GlcNAc2 alpha-1,3-glucosyltransferase isoform X3, whose amino-acid sequence is MEGAFLFAVLLHFKHIYLYVAPAYGIYLLRSYCFTANKPDGSIRWNSFSFVRLISLGLIVFLVSALSLGPFLALNQLPQVFSRLFPFKRGLCHAYWAPNFWALYSALDKVLSVIGLELKLLDPNKVPKASMTSGLVQQFQHTVLPSVTPLATLICTLIAILPSIFCLWFKPQGPRGFLRCLILCALSSFMFGWHVHEKAILLAVLPMSLLSVGKAGDASIFLILTTTGHYSLFPLLFTAPELPIKILLMLLFTIYSISSLKTLFRKEKPLFNWMETFYLLGLGPLEVFCEFVFPFTSWKLKYPFIPLLLTSVYCAVGITYAWFRLYVSVLSDPPVGKTKKQ